In a genomic window of Sphingomonas koreensis:
- a CDS encoding aldehyde dehydrogenase (NADP(+)), translated as MELTGGLFIGGERRQSDARFHAYDPAAGADIADAGFASASEQDVADACAAAEAAFLPYSTKPLEARARFLETIADEIEALGDVLIERACRESGLPAARITGERGRTVGQLRLFAKEVRDGAWQKLRIDHADRERTPPRPDLRLRMVPLGPVAVFGASNFPLAFSTAGGDTASAFAAGCPVVVKGHRAHPGTAELIATAIIRAVETCGMPAGTFGMVNGTSRKVGETLVADPRIQAVGFTGSRGGGEALMRIAAARPRPIPVYAEMAAINPVILMPQALKARGPALAEAFVASLAMGAGQFCTNPGLVMGIDGPELDAFVARAGEVLSGQAAQVMLTDGIWEAFESGKAKLAGSAFVTKVAEGVEADGPNRGRAALFSVAGKDFLADPVHLHEVFGVSSVVVRCASLEELKAVLGELEGQLTATLQVDEGDYPEAQALLPVLERTVGRVIANGWPTGVEVTHAMVHGGPYPSTSDPRSTSVGTLAIDRFLRPVSYQDLPEALLPAALRENAQAGTVARIDGSWTI; from the coding sequence ATGGAACTGACGGGCGGACTCTTCATCGGCGGCGAACGCCGTCAATCTGATGCGCGCTTTCACGCCTATGATCCCGCCGCCGGCGCGGACATCGCCGATGCCGGCTTTGCCAGCGCCAGCGAGCAGGACGTCGCCGACGCCTGCGCGGCCGCCGAAGCCGCCTTCCTGCCCTATTCGACCAAGCCGCTCGAAGCGCGTGCGCGTTTCCTCGAAACGATCGCCGACGAGATCGAGGCACTGGGGGATGTGCTGATCGAGCGCGCCTGCCGTGAATCGGGCCTGCCCGCCGCGCGCATCACCGGCGAGCGCGGCCGTACGGTGGGCCAGCTGCGTCTGTTCGCAAAGGAAGTGCGCGATGGCGCCTGGCAGAAATTGCGCATCGACCATGCCGATCGGGAGCGTACGCCGCCCAGGCCCGACCTGCGCCTGCGCATGGTTCCGCTCGGCCCGGTCGCGGTGTTCGGCGCCTCCAACTTCCCGCTCGCCTTCTCGACCGCAGGCGGCGACACCGCCTCGGCATTCGCCGCGGGCTGCCCGGTGGTGGTCAAGGGCCATCGCGCGCACCCCGGCACCGCCGAGCTGATCGCGACGGCGATCATCCGCGCGGTCGAGACGTGCGGCATGCCGGCCGGCACGTTCGGTATGGTCAACGGCACGTCGCGCAAGGTGGGCGAGACGCTGGTCGCCGATCCGCGCATCCAGGCGGTGGGCTTCACCGGATCGCGCGGCGGCGGCGAAGCGCTGATGCGCATCGCCGCGGCGCGTCCGCGCCCGATTCCCGTCTATGCCGAGATGGCGGCGATCAACCCCGTCATCCTGATGCCCCAGGCATTGAAGGCACGCGGCCCGGCGCTGGCCGAGGCGTTCGTCGCCAGCCTGGCGATGGGCGCGGGCCAGTTCTGCACCAACCCCGGCCTCGTCATGGGTATCGATGGCCCCGAACTGGACGCGTTCGTCGCACGTGCCGGCGAGGTGCTGTCGGGACAGGCGGCGCAGGTGATGCTGACCGACGGCATCTGGGAAGCGTTCGAGAGCGGCAAGGCCAAGCTCGCGGGCAGTGCGTTCGTCACCAAGGTTGCCGAAGGTGTCGAGGCCGATGGCCCGAACCGCGGCCGGGCGGCGCTGTTCAGTGTCGCTGGCAAGGACTTCCTAGCCGATCCGGTACATCTGCACGAAGTGTTTGGCGTCTCCTCGGTCGTGGTGCGTTGCGCGAGCCTGGAAGAACTCAAGGCGGTTCTGGGCGAACTGGAAGGCCAGCTGACTGCGACGCTTCAGGTCGATGAAGGCGATTATCCAGAGGCGCAGGCTCTGCTGCCGGTGCTTGAGCGCACCGTCGGCCGCGTCATCGCCAATGGCTGGCCGACAGGCGTCGAGGTGACCCATGCGATGGTGCATGGCGGCCCCTATCCCTCGACCTCGGATCCGCGCAGCACCTCGGTCGGCACGCTGGCGATCGACCGCTTCCTGCGCCCGGTAAGCTATCAGGATTTGCCGGAGGCGTTGCTGCCTGCAGCGCTGCGCGAGAACGCGCAGGCCGGTACCGTCGCGCGGATCGACGGCAGCTGGACGATCTGA
- a CDS encoding FadR/GntR family transcriptional regulator: MAERRLFQEVAERIAAMIAGGAYPPGSRLPGEREIAEQLGVSRVTVREAEIALQARGLVTIKTGSGVYVTDGKTARGDEPPAVSAFELTEARSLFESEAAALAASTITPETLDRLDELLEIMGHDDGDDARSTEADQEFHLLIASASGNQAIIHVIKSLWRMRTDVPEVRTTYASVCQHDGRTRQQEHAAIVDALRAGDPGAARIAMRAHFNRLLEAMLDATEEREISELRRKAAESRERFLMSARLR, encoded by the coding sequence ATGGCCGAACGCCGCCTGTTTCAGGAAGTCGCCGAGCGTATTGCCGCGATGATCGCGGGGGGCGCTTATCCCCCCGGATCGCGGCTGCCCGGCGAGCGCGAGATCGCCGAGCAGCTCGGCGTCAGCCGGGTCACGGTACGTGAGGCGGAAATCGCGTTGCAGGCGCGCGGACTGGTGACCATCAAGACCGGGTCGGGCGTCTACGTCACCGATGGCAAGACTGCGCGCGGCGACGAGCCGCCTGCGGTCAGCGCGTTCGAACTGACCGAGGCGCGATCGCTGTTCGAATCGGAAGCCGCGGCACTGGCGGCCTCGACGATCACGCCCGAAACGCTCGACCGGCTCGACGAACTGCTCGAGATCATGGGCCATGACGATGGCGACGATGCAAGATCGACCGAGGCGGATCAGGAGTTCCACCTGCTGATCGCGTCGGCATCGGGCAATCAGGCGATCATCCATGTCATCAAGTCGCTGTGGCGGATGCGCACCGACGTGCCGGAAGTGCGCACCACCTATGCCAGCGTCTGCCAGCATGACGGCCGCACCCGTCAGCAGGAGCATGCCGCGATCGTCGATGCACTGCGGGCCGGCGATCCGGGCGCGGCGCGGATCGCGATGCGTGCGCATTTCAACCGGCTGCTCGAAGCGATGCTCGACGCGACCGAGGAGCGCGAAATCTCCGAACTGCGGCGCAAGGCGGCAGAGAGTCGTGAGCGCTTCCTGATGAGCGCACGGCTGCGCTGA
- a CDS encoding TonB-dependent receptor, whose amino-acid sequence MVAVTRSGRLRHALLVGGSLPVLLLAAPAMAQDTAPADDASAAEDIIVTGIRETIQTSIQAKRDSDTIVDTVSSKEIGELPGQSVGEVIATITGATIDRANYGPTEVSIRGLGSGLSMTTFNGREATNGSGDRAVNFGQFPSELFNAIKIYKTQQADLIEGGVAGLIEMETRKPLDYGRRSIQVEAKANFNPYQDKITGEGAWGWRGTASYIDQFELGGLGDVGISIGVQRNDVNDPVERFYTSTTWYTCNAAVVSSSNCTEVTRQQGNAGTPFFHASNSYLNRQMTTSDRRDAIFGALQWQPSPTIDINLDAQYSRRDYSERRNDFGTAEGRYNLRNVVIGDNNQLLSATGSATMQTISGLFMRDERYLGLGGNIEWSPSDRLTVSIDGGYSRTKRLDITRQVRLRTDPFNIYGVRTAINNQRIPYSVDMTQGYLPVFTYDARFNPRDHDVFSDDARLTRSQDGRTDEIWSLRADASYKLDGFIERIAVGGRWASRKFFGYSNDVNIDQTDLAVDRRVNLACRTPFPQTGFLADASSPSIGSYATFDVLCQFREYLGTEDPGNSGNLDSVDNAQVTEKTWAGYIMATYSGELGNIPVRGNFGVRGVRTEVTADGFRADLDVITRADGTIQLVATNDLTPVQIKSSSTRWLPSFNAIFDLSNKMRVRTGVYRAMSRPAPSALGAGRRIALEADPGTGFTSVTDAIDNIAATGSPRLKPTMSWNADLALEYYANKETLLAATLYYKRFTGGLMPFITDEEFNIGGTSYMVPVTQTTNSDEQSDLYGIEVTATNRFTWLPGPLKGLGAKLSYNYAWSDFKTQDIRYGDVIESNGTVTPGLIPPAGLSGYSKHTLSLQGFYEVGPFSLQGIYRYRSRYYQAFTSNNTQLRYVEGTDTFDMTASFRVNRQVDFRLQALNLFNEPRIEYMPVVGSTRNVEFYGPQYFMSVRVRLR is encoded by the coding sequence ATGGTTGCTGTCACTCGCTCGGGCCGGTTGCGCCATGCGTTGCTCGTCGGCGGATCGCTGCCGGTGCTGCTTCTGGCCGCTCCGGCAATGGCGCAGGACACGGCGCCCGCCGATGATGCGAGCGCGGCCGAGGACATCATCGTCACGGGGATCCGCGAGACGATCCAGACCTCGATCCAGGCTAAGCGCGATTCGGATACGATCGTGGATACGGTCTCGTCCAAGGAGATCGGCGAGCTTCCCGGCCAGTCGGTGGGTGAGGTGATCGCGACGATCACCGGCGCGACGATCGACCGCGCCAATTACGGTCCGACGGAAGTCTCGATCCGCGGGCTCGGTTCGGGCCTGAGCATGACGACGTTCAACGGGCGCGAGGCGACCAACGGGTCGGGCGATCGTGCGGTCAATTTCGGCCAGTTCCCGTCCGAGCTGTTCAACGCGATCAAGATCTACAAGACGCAGCAGGCGGACCTGATCGAGGGTGGCGTCGCCGGCCTGATCGAGATGGAAACGCGCAAGCCGCTCGATTACGGCCGCCGCAGCATCCAGGTCGAGGCCAAGGCCAATTTCAACCCCTATCAGGACAAGATCACCGGTGAGGGCGCGTGGGGATGGCGCGGCACTGCCAGCTATATCGACCAGTTCGAACTTGGGGGGCTGGGTGACGTCGGCATCTCGATCGGCGTTCAGCGCAACGACGTGAACGATCCGGTCGAGCGCTTCTACACCAGCACGACCTGGTACACCTGCAACGCGGCGGTCGTTTCGAGTTCCAACTGCACCGAAGTCACGCGCCAGCAGGGCAATGCCGGCACGCCCTTCTTCCATGCGTCCAATTCTTACCTCAATCGTCAGATGACGACGTCGGATCGTCGCGATGCGATCTTCGGTGCACTCCAGTGGCAGCCCAGCCCGACGATCGACATCAATCTCGACGCCCAATATTCGCGCCGCGACTATAGCGAGCGTCGCAACGATTTCGGCACGGCGGAGGGGCGTTACAATCTGCGCAACGTCGTGATCGGCGACAATAACCAGCTGTTGTCGGCCACTGGCTCGGCGACGATGCAGACCATTTCGGGCCTGTTCATGCGCGACGAGCGCTATCTGGGTCTGGGCGGCAATATCGAATGGAGCCCGTCGGATCGCCTGACGGTCAGCATCGACGGCGGCTATTCGCGGACGAAGCGCCTCGACATCACGCGGCAGGTGCGGCTGCGCACCGACCCGTTCAACATCTATGGCGTGCGTACCGCGATCAACAATCAGCGCATCCCCTATTCGGTCGACATGACCCAGGGCTATCTGCCGGTCTTTACCTATGACGCCCGGTTCAATCCGCGCGACCATGACGTGTTCAGCGACGATGCGCGCCTTACCCGGTCTCAGGACGGGCGCACCGACGAAATCTGGTCGCTGCGCGCCGACGCCAGCTACAAGCTCGACGGCTTCATCGAGCGGATTGCTGTTGGCGGGCGCTGGGCTAGCCGCAAATTCTTCGGCTACAGCAACGACGTCAATATCGACCAGACCGACCTGGCGGTCGACCGTCGCGTCAATCTCGCCTGCCGCACGCCCTTCCCGCAGACCGGCTTCCTCGCGGACGCCTCGTCGCCGTCGATCGGCAGCTACGCGACCTTCGACGTGCTGTGCCAGTTCCGCGAATATCTCGGCACCGAAGATCCGGGCAACAGCGGCAACCTGGACTCGGTCGACAATGCGCAGGTCACCGAGAAGACATGGGCCGGCTATATCATGGCGACCTATTCGGGCGAGCTGGGCAATATCCCGGTTCGCGGCAATTTCGGTGTGCGCGGCGTGCGCACCGAAGTGACCGCCGATGGCTTCCGGGCGGATCTCGACGTGATTACCCGCGCCGACGGAACGATCCAGCTGGTGGCGACCAACGACCTCACGCCGGTTCAGATCAAGTCGAGCTCGACGCGCTGGCTGCCCAGCTTCAACGCCATCTTCGACCTCAGCAACAAGATGCGCGTGCGCACCGGCGTCTATCGTGCGATGTCGCGCCCTGCCCCCAGCGCGCTCGGCGCTGGGCGTCGTATCGCGCTTGAGGCCGATCCCGGCACCGGCTTCACCTCGGTTACTGACGCGATCGACAACATCGCCGCGACGGGCAGCCCGCGGCTCAAGCCGACCATGTCGTGGAACGCCGATCTCGCGCTCGAATATTATGCGAACAAGGAAACGCTGCTCGCCGCGACGCTCTACTACAAGCGTTTCACCGGCGGTCTGATGCCGTTCATCACCGATGAGGAATTCAACATCGGCGGCACCAGCTACATGGTGCCAGTCACCCAGACGACCAACAGCGACGAGCAGAGCGACCTGTACGGGATCGAGGTGACCGCGACCAACCGCTTCACCTGGCTACCTGGCCCGCTCAAGGGGCTGGGCGCAAAGCTCAGCTACAATTACGCCTGGTCGGACTTCAAGACGCAGGACATCCGCTACGGCGATGTGATCGAATCCAACGGGACGGTGACCCCGGGCCTGATCCCTCCGGCCGGGCTCAGCGGCTATTCGAAGCATACGCTGTCGCTGCAGGGCTTTTATGAGGTCGGTCCTTTCTCGCTGCAGGGCATCTACCGCTATCGCTCGCGCTATTATCAGGCGTTCACCTCGAACAACACGCAGCTGCGCTATGTCGAGGGCACCGACACCTTCGACATGACCGCTTCGTTCCGGGTCAATCGCCAGGTCGATTTCCGGCTTCAGGCGCTCAACCTCTTCAACGAACCGCGGATCGAGTACATGCCGGTCGTCGGCAGCACGCGGAACGTCGAATTCTACGGACCGCAGTATTTCATGAGTGTCCGCGTCCGCCTGCGGTAA
- a CDS encoding rhamnogalacturonan acetylesterase, with protein MKKLAMALAVLALPAAAQAQSEAQPALDKREKRTDAAPIDAFKVILVGDSTMAPGSGWASMFCAMHVKSSIACLNLGRGGRSTRSYRAEGSWTIALNEARVAGYKKTWVLIQFGHNDQSTRAERWTDLNGEFGANLRQMVADVRAAGAHPVLVTPLTRREFRDGKLNNTLAAWGDEARKVGAALQVPVIDLNARSAAAVQKLGAADSTALAQVPPLPEELEAARKGTTLKPRPAEEARAPAVELPKTGPRGQLRPKFDYTHVGEAGARVFAKMVAHDLATAAPELRSHLMP; from the coding sequence ATGAAGAAACTCGCCATGGCGCTTGCCGTGCTGGCGCTGCCCGCTGCGGCGCAGGCACAGTCGGAGGCCCAGCCCGCGCTGGACAAGCGCGAAAAGCGCACCGATGCGGCACCGATCGATGCGTTCAAGGTCATCCTGGTCGGCGATTCGACCATGGCGCCGGGCAGCGGCTGGGCGTCGATGTTCTGCGCGATGCACGTGAAGTCGAGCATCGCCTGCCTCAACCTCGGCCGCGGCGGGCGCTCGACGCGCAGCTACCGCGCCGAGGGGTCGTGGACCATCGCGCTCAACGAGGCCAGGGTCGCAGGCTACAAGAAGACCTGGGTGCTGATCCAGTTCGGGCATAACGACCAATCGACCCGCGCCGAGCGCTGGACCGACCTCAACGGCGAGTTCGGCGCCAACCTGCGCCAGATGGTGGCCGATGTGCGCGCGGCGGGCGCGCACCCGGTGCTGGTGACCCCGTTGACGCGGCGCGAGTTCCGCGATGGCAAGCTCAACAACACGCTTGCCGCATGGGGGGATGAGGCGCGCAAGGTCGGCGCGGCGCTGCAGGTGCCGGTGATCGACCTCAATGCGCGCAGCGCCGCCGCGGTGCAGAAGCTGGGCGCAGCGGATTCGACGGCGCTCGCTCAGGTTCCGCCTTTGCCCGAAGAACTGGAGGCAGCGCGCAAGGGCACGACGCTCAAGCCCCGTCCCGCCGAGGAAGCGCGCGCACCCGCGGTCGAGCTGCCCAAGACCGGTCCGCGCGGCCAGCTGCGTCCCAAGTTCGACTATACCCATGTCGGCGAGGCCGGCGCGCGCGTGTTCGCCAAGATGGTAGCGCACGACCTGGCCACTGCCGCACCCGAGTTGCGCAGCCACCTGATGCCTTGA
- a CDS encoding SDR family NAD(P)-dependent oxidoreductase produces the protein MRFKDKVAIVTGGGRDIGKSISLRLAAEGAKVVINYRSDEAAAKATLDAIEAAGGTALLARADVTKADEVVALVKAATDAFGGKVDILVNCAGGMVARKTLAEMDEAFFDTVMDLNLKSAFLVTKAVLPHLESGAAIVNIASQAGRDGGGPGASIYAASKGALMTLTRSWAKELGPQGIRVNALNPGLIGTSFHDIFSKPEGRAAVAGNTPLRREGHPDEVAAAVAFLASGDASFLTGTNVDINGGLFFS, from the coding sequence ATGCGTTTCAAGGACAAGGTCGCGATCGTCACCGGCGGTGGACGCGACATCGGCAAGTCGATCTCGCTGCGGCTCGCCGCCGAGGGCGCCAAGGTAGTCATCAACTATCGCAGCGACGAGGCGGCGGCCAAGGCGACGCTCGACGCGATCGAGGCAGCGGGCGGCACTGCGCTACTCGCGCGCGCCGACGTGACCAAGGCCGACGAGGTCGTCGCGCTGGTCAAGGCCGCGACCGACGCGTTCGGCGGCAAGGTCGATATCCTCGTCAATTGCGCGGGCGGCATGGTCGCCCGGAAAACGCTCGCCGAGATGGACGAAGCCTTCTTCGACACGGTGATGGACCTCAACCTCAAATCGGCCTTCCTCGTCACCAAGGCGGTGCTCCCGCACCTCGAAAGCGGCGCGGCGATCGTCAACATCGCCTCGCAGGCCGGGCGTGACGGCGGCGGGCCGGGCGCGAGCATCTATGCCGCGTCCAAGGGCGCGCTGATGACGCTGACGCGCAGCTGGGCGAAGGAGCTTGGGCCGCAGGGCATCCGCGTCAACGCGCTCAACCCGGGCCTGATCGGCACCAGCTTCCACGACATCTTCTCCAAGCCGGAAGGCCGCGCCGCGGTCGCCGGCAATACCCCGCTGCGCCGCGAGGGGCATCCGGACGAGGTCGCGGCCGCGGTCGCCTTCCTCGCCTCGGGCGACGCCTCGTTCCTCACCGGCACCAATGTCGACATCAATGGCGGGCTGTTCTTCTCGTAA
- a CDS encoding MFS transporter, with protein sequence MKSGFRWWIISLIAVATVINYIDRNALAVMWPAVAKDIGAGKEDYALLVTIFMVFYALGQSLFGKIFDVVGTRMGFAISIIVWSLSIAAHSMVRSMAMLGVLRGTLGISEAGNWPGAAKANATWFPRSERAFAQGIFNAGASLGAIVSAPLVAILFGLVGWRTAFLIVGVLGFLWLLPWIWVYKSDPDAHPWLSKAERDHILGANERVDGDARPAGYAPSMGQLLRHKQAWAVMAGRFFLDPIWWLFVSWLPIYLNESFGFDVKQIGMFAWVPFVGAMLGSLSGGWLSGKLIQRGWSADKARKLAITLGCVIMLPALLLTATASTPLYAVLLIAAILFGFQVAINNIQTLPSDWFGGGAVGSLAGISGTAAVAGTLVTTWLVPVMTKTSFAPIFILGAALVPLSLLCIWLGGRIEPVQPKTEN encoded by the coding sequence CGGTCGCCAAGGACATTGGCGCCGGCAAGGAAGATTATGCGCTGCTGGTGACCATCTTCATGGTCTTCTACGCGCTCGGCCAGTCGCTGTTCGGCAAGATCTTCGACGTGGTCGGCACGCGAATGGGCTTTGCGATCTCGATCATCGTCTGGTCGCTGTCCATCGCAGCGCATTCGATGGTCCGGTCGATGGCGATGCTGGGCGTGCTCCGCGGCACGCTCGGCATCAGCGAGGCGGGCAACTGGCCCGGCGCGGCCAAGGCCAACGCCACCTGGTTCCCCCGCTCCGAGCGCGCCTTCGCTCAGGGTATCTTCAACGCGGGCGCCTCGCTGGGCGCGATCGTCTCGGCGCCGCTGGTGGCGATCCTGTTCGGCCTGGTCGGCTGGCGCACCGCCTTCCTGATCGTCGGCGTACTGGGCTTCCTTTGGCTGCTGCCCTGGATCTGGGTCTACAAGTCGGATCCCGACGCGCATCCCTGGCTGAGCAAGGCCGAGCGTGACCATATCCTGGGCGCGAACGAGCGTGTCGACGGTGATGCCAGGCCCGCCGGCTACGCCCCGTCGATGGGCCAGCTGCTGCGCCACAAACAGGCCTGGGCGGTAATGGCAGGGCGCTTCTTCCTCGACCCGATCTGGTGGCTGTTCGTCTCGTGGCTGCCGATCTACCTCAACGAAAGCTTTGGCTTCGACGTCAAGCAGATCGGCATGTTCGCCTGGGTGCCGTTCGTCGGCGCGATGCTCGGCTCGCTCTCGGGCGGCTGGCTGTCGGGCAAGCTGATCCAGCGCGGCTGGAGCGCGGACAAGGCACGCAAGCTCGCCATCACCTTGGGCTGCGTCATCATGCTGCCCGCGCTGCTGCTTACGGCAACCGCGTCCACGCCACTCTATGCGGTGCTGCTGATCGCGGCGATCCTGTTCGGTTTTCAGGTCGCGATCAACAACATCCAGACCCTGCCGAGCGACTGGTTCGGCGGCGGCGCGGTCGGCTCGCTCGCCGGGATCAGCGGCACCGCCGCGGTCGCGGGCACGCTGGTCACCACCTGGCTCGTGCCGGTGATGACCAAGACGAGCTTCGCGCCGATCTTCATCCTCGGCGCGGCGCTCGTGCCGCTCTCCCTCCTCTGCATCTGGCTCGGCGGCCGGATCGAACCCGTTCAACCCAAAACCGAAAACTAA